The following coding sequences are from one Paracoccus alcaliphilus window:
- a CDS encoding response regulator transcription factor yields the protein MRALIVEDDPVLAGQLVTAMEQAGFVTDHAGDGREGEFMGATESYDVAILDLGLPGMPGIEVLTRWRDQGIGVPVLILTARGDWTDKVAGFRAGADDYAVKPFRLDEVVLRCQTLIRRAAGHTRPVISAGALQLDSQLGVITRDGVALKLTPFELRIMSYLIHHQNRIVSRTELSEHLYDADADRDFKSIEVVIGRLRRKIGDGMIETRRGEGYVLRSGG from the coding sequence ATGCGGGCTCTGATCGTCGAGGATGATCCGGTGCTGGCCGGGCAGCTGGTCACGGCCATGGAGCAGGCGGGCTTTGTCACCGACCATGCGGGCGACGGCCGCGAAGGCGAATTCATGGGCGCCACCGAAAGCTATGACGTGGCGATACTGGATCTGGGCCTGCCGGGGATGCCGGGGATCGAGGTGCTGACCCGCTGGCGCGATCAGGGCATCGGCGTGCCGGTGCTGATCCTGACCGCGCGCGGCGACTGGACCGACAAGGTGGCGGGGTTTCGCGCCGGCGCCGATGATTACGCCGTCAAGCCCTTCCGGCTGGATGAGGTCGTGCTGCGCTGCCAGACCCTGATCCGCCGCGCCGCCGGCCATACCCGCCCGGTCATCAGCGCCGGGGCCTTGCAGCTGGACAGCCAGCTGGGCGTCATCACCCGCGACGGCGTGGCGCTGAAACTGACCCCGTTCGAGCTGCGGATCATGTCCTATCTGATCCATCACCAGAACCGCATCGTCAGCCGCACCGAACTGTCGGAACATCTGTATGACGCCGATGCGGACCGGGATTTCAAGTCGATCGAGGTGGTTATCGGACGGTTGCGCCGCAAGATCGGCGACGGCATGATCGAGACCCGGCGCGGCGAGGGTTATGTGCTGCGGTCGGGCGGCTGA
- a CDS encoding PepSY domain-containing protein, which yields MTRLAYSLALLMMALPVAAQDSQEVPPPPAPVFDEFRPLPLHEVARQVSDRYAGRLVAAEIRPPRPEERENGVSLVYEFRLVTPRRHMLLIRVDARDSRFLEVAGRGQIEALRSGARTSGKEPGRWDQGGE from the coding sequence ATGACACGTCTTGCGTACAGCCTTGCCCTGCTGATGATGGCCTTGCCGGTTGCCGCGCAGGACAGTCAGGAGGTGCCGCCCCCGCCCGCCCCTGTTTTCGACGAGTTCCGGCCGCTGCCGCTGCATGAGGTCGCGCGGCAGGTCAGCGACCGTTATGCCGGGCGGCTGGTTGCGGCCGAAATCCGGCCACCCCGGCCCGAAGAGCGTGAAAATGGCGTTTCGCTGGTTTATGAGTTCCGCCTGGTGACGCCGCGCCGCCATATGCTGCTGATCCGCGTCGATGCCCGCGACAGCCGCTTTCTGGAGGTTGCGGGGCGCGGCCAGATCGAGGCATTGCGAAGCGGCGCCCGGACATCCGGCAAGGAGCCGGGCAGATGGGACCAAGGGGGCGAATGA